The Natronobacterium texcoconense genome includes the window ACAGCGCCGTCTCGAGGGCAGCCTGGACGCCCGTCGCGCCGTATTCGGAGAGGAAGTCCCGAATCTGCTCGAGGCCCGCTTCCTGGTCGCCCGAGACGTCGCCCGTAATTTCGAAATCATTGTCGCCGGGACGGTAGTCGACGACGCCGGACTTGTCCGCCGACTTCAGTGCCTTCTCGGCGTGTGCGCTGCAGGGAACGATCGTCAGGTGCTCGTAGTCGGGATCGCTGGTGATCTCCTCGTAGTTTTCCTGGGCTTCGGGCGTGTCCATCTTGTTCGCCGCGATCACCATCGGCTTGGTCTCCTTGCGGATCTCGCGGGCCAACTCGAGTTTATCGTCGTCGTCCCACTCCTCGGGTTCGAAGCCGACGTCGACGCGGCGGATGAGACGCTTGATCTCGTCTTCGTTCGTCTTGAACGCGCTCATCTGCTCGGCGAGTTCCTCCTCGATGGCGTCGTCTTCCGTCGTGTAGCCCGATTCGTATCGTTCGATTCCCTTCTCGAGGACGTCGAGGTACCACTGGTCGAGTTCCTCCTCGAGGAACGCGATGTCCTCGCGAGGGTCGTGATCCTCGGTGGGTTCGCCCTCGAGGTCCGTCTTGCCGGAGAAGTCGACGACGTGGACGAGCACGTCCGTCTCGTTCAGATCGGTCAGGAACTGGTTTCCGAGCCCGTTGCCCTCGTGTGCGCCAGGGATGAGACCGGCGACGTCGACGAGTTTCGTCGGGACGAAGCGAGTGCCGTGATCGCAGTAGCCGACGTTGGGCGTACACTCCTCGTCGAACTCGGGGGCCGCGCAGTCGACGCGGACGTAGGCCTCGCCGACGCTGGGGTCGATGGTCGTGAACGGGTAGGCCCCTTCGGGCACGTCGTTCATCGTCGCTGCGTTGAAGAAAGAGGACTTGCCGACGGAGGGTTTGCCGACCAGTCCGATCCGGTAACTCGTACTCATTATCCGTCCGTGGAGCGGCCCGACTAAACGGGTTTCCTTCCGATTCCGGCTTGCTATGAAATCACGCAACATGGTGGGTGCAGGGTTGATCGTTCGATAGACGAAGTCTGGCCGTAAGCGGATAGGAGCCTCCGAAACCGCGCTCACGCCTCCGTCTCGCCTCTCGCAATAATTGTCGATTATCGTAGGCCGCGGCTAATATTACTGGTGCATGAAAAGTTATTAGTCAACGTCTTTCGTCCGATTTCGCCATGAGCCCGACCGATCGGACACTCGAGACGCTCGCGGTCACCGCTGGCGAGGAACCGTTCCGCACGGGAAGCGAAGCAGGGGACGTCACCTCGCCGCTGCATCTCTCCTCTACGTTCGCGCTACCGGGGCTCGACACCGACATGAGCCTCGAGGACGTCGATCCCGATGCTGGAGAGTTCGTTTACTCACGGCTGTCGAACCCGACACGGCACGCACTCGAGAAGCGTCTCGCCGCGCTCGAGGGTGGCGAACACGCGATGGCCTTTTCTTCGGGGACAGCGGCGATTTTCACGACGGTTCTCGCGGCCGTCGAACCGGGAGACCACCTCGTCGCGTTCGACGACCTCTACGCCGGAACGCGACGACTGCTCGAGGAAGTCTTTGCGGACCGACTGAACGTCGACGTGTCGTTCGTGGATGCGACTGAGACGGCCGCTGTCGAGTCGGCTGTCACCGAGGAGACGGCCTTCGTGTGGATGGAGACGCCGACGAACCCCCGGCTCGAACTCTGTGATATCGCGGCGATCGCCGAGATCGCCGACCGTGCGGACGCGACGTTCGGCGTGGACAACACCTTCGCGAGTTCGTACTTCCAGCAGCCACTCGACCTCGGTGCCGACGTCGTCGCTCACAGCACGACGAAATACCTCAACGGGCACTCCGACTCGATCGGTGGGGCGGTCGTCACCGACGACGACGCGCTCGCGGAGCGACTGGAATTCCTCCAGCAGGTCGGGATCGGCGACGCGCTCGCCCCCTTCGACAGCTACCTCGTCCTCCGTGGATTGAAGACGCTCCCGCTTCGGATGCGCCAGCACGAACGCAACGCGATGGCGATCGCGGAGTTTCTCGACGACCACGACCGGGTCTCGGACGTCTACTACCCCGGCCTCGAGAGCCACCCCCAGCACGACCTCGCCCGGGAACAGATGGACGGCTTCGGCGGCATCCTCTCGTTCGAACTCGAGGGCGATATCGACGACGCGGCCGCGTTCCTGGAGTCACTCGAGGAGTTCACGCTCGCGGTCTCGGTCGGCGGCGTCGAGAGCCTGATCGAACTGCCGGCGGGAATGACCCACGAACCGCTCTCGGCGGACGAACGCGAGGAATTAGGGATTACCGAGACGTTGATTCGCGTCTCGGTCGGCGTCGAAGGAACCGACGACCTGATCGCGGACCTCGAGCGTGGGTTCGACGCGGTTCAGCGTGAGTCGGCGGTCGCCGACGACGACTGATCGACGAATCGGTTTCGACAGCCGAGAGAATCGATCCGCACTCCGTTACGACGCGATCATCCGTCCCAGTTCGACTTCGTGATCCCGCGCCAGCTCCAGCCGGCGAGTCCGATCCAGATCAATACGAGCACGCCGAACGCGGCCCACTGCTGGGTCTGTGTCTCGGCGATGGGAGCGAACACGTCGACCAGTCCGCCCGCCTGCAACATCCCGAGTGCGAGCAACAACAGCCCGAGGATCGAGACGGCGGCGATTCCGAGCCAGTTACGGCCCATCCACTTGCCCTCGTGTTCGGCCTCGTTTCGATCTGTCGTGGCCTTCTCCGTGGGTTCCTCGTCGGGACTGGACATACAGCCAGGTTGGGCCGACGCGCGGGAAACGATTCCACCTGCAGGTTCCGGCCGACTCGAGCGGGACGGTCACTCGAGGACGTCCGCGAGTGCGTCCATCGTCCGCTCGACACGGTCGACCCGTGCGTTGTGACCCATGTGGCCGATGCGGAGAACGTCGTCCTCGAGGTCGCCCAGACCCGTCGCGAGGACGATATCGTGTTCTGCGAGCATCGCGTCCTGTAACTCGCCCGCGCGACCGTCGATCTCGAGTGCGGTGACGGTCGGCGAACAGTCCTCCGTGGCGTCGGGATAAGTCTCGAGTCCGAGTTCCGCCGCCCACTCGCAACAGACCCGTGCGGCTTCCTCGTGGCGCTCGAAGACCGAGTCCATCCCTTCCTCGAGCAGCAGGTCGAGCGCAGCGTCGAGACCGTAGAGGTTCGCCGTCGAGTGCGAGTAGGGGAACCACTCCTCGTCGGCGGCCATTCGCCAGGGCTCCAAGTCGAGGTAGAACTCGGGCGTCTCGACGGCCTCTATGCGGTCCCACGCCCGATCGCTGATCGCACACGTCGTCAGCCCCGGCGGTGCGCTGAAACACTTCTGGCTCGCACCGAGACAGACGTCGATCCGGTCGGTCGGGACGGCCGTTCCGCCGAGCGAGGAGACGGCGTCGACGACGCTTACGACGTCGTGCTCGTCCAGCAGGTCGAGGATCGGCTCGAGGTCGTTCAGCGTCCCCGTCGGCGTCTCGCAGTGGACCATCGTCGCGACGTCGAACGGCTGGCCGTCGTCGGCCGCCCGCTCGAGCGCCGCTTTAACGACTTCGACCTCGAGCGTCTCCCGCCACGGGACGTCACAAGTGACGGCCTCGCCGCCGTAGGACTCGACGAAGTCGGCGAACCCGTCGCCGTAGCGCCCGTTCGAGAGACAGAGGACGCGGTCTCCCTCCTCGACGAGCGAGGCGATCGCTGCCTCGAGGCCGAGAATTCCCTCACCGCCGAGGACGACGACGTCGGACGGCGAATCCTGGCCTCCAGGGGCACCGGTTTCGTCGCGGCCCGCGTAGTAGACCTCGGCGAGCTTTCCGGTCAGATCGCGGTAGAACTCGAAAAACTCCGGTTCGACGTCCGGGTTCGGCAGCGGTTCGGTCATCCGTTCGCCGACGGCGTCGGGTACCTCGGTCGGTCCGGGCGTCATCCGGAAGCGGTCCTGAAGATCACTCATAGGAGAGTCCGAGAGATCCGACGGGATAAATCCCCTAGACTGGCGGCTCCCGGCGCCGGCACAGCGTTCCGCGGACGAACGGCGTCACCGGAAAGATTCCGAACTCGAGGCGTCGGATCTCTGCGACGGCGAACTCGTCGCGGTCCGCGAACCGGTCGACAGTGTCCCGATTCAGCTGACAGCCACCCGCGGCCTGCTCCCAGACGGGATTCAGGAGGTCCTGTCCCGACCGTCGCCAGCCGTCGGTGCCGACGTGCTCGAGGAACCGAAACTCTCCGCCGGGTTTCAGAACGCGTGCGACCTCCGCGAGCGCAGCGTCGGGATCCTGGACGGTACAGAAGACCATCCCGGAGAGAACGACGTCGAACGTGTCGTCGCGGTAGGGCAGCGATTCCGCGCGGGCGTCCTGTAGGTCGACCGAGAGGCCGCTCTCCCTGGCCCGCCGGTTCGCCCGCGAGCGCATGTTCGGGTCGGGTTCGATAGCGTGGTACTCGAGGTCGTCGCTCGCACCCTCGACGACGTACGGGAACATCGCACCGTTGCCAACGCCGATCTCGAGGACACGTCCGGAGAGGTCCCGCGCGAGGTACTCGCGATGAGTACGGAGAAAAAGCGACTGCGGAATCAGATCGTAGAGGGCGGCGAAGACGGGATGGTCGATCTCGCCGTCGTGGTCGCGTCCGGTCGTCTCGGACTCCTCGGCCATACGCTTCGTCACGGGCGGCTACGGGGAATCGTTTTCCCTGCTCACCGGATCGTGTCAGGGATGCGGTCGACGACGTCGGTCGCGAGGACACCCGGACCGTACTCGGCGGTCGCCAGTTCGCCGCTCTTGCCGAGGATCCAGGCACCCAGTTCCGCGGCGTCCTCGCGGTCCATCCCCTGTCCCAGCAGGGAGGCGGTGATTCCCGCCAGTGTGTCGCCGGTGCCGGCGACGGTTAGCGCGGAGGTTCCGGTCTCGTTGTGCTCGCGGGTCCCGTCCGCGATGATCTCGTCGACGTCGCCAGTCAGGGTGATGACTGCGCCCGTCTCCTCGGTGACGGCCTCGAGCGAGCCGTAGTTCTCGTAGATCGGATCGTCTTCGGAGGCGCTGGGCGTCAGCACCGCGTTCGAGAGGTCGGCCTCGAGCGCGGGTTCGATCGCGAGCGCGTCGACGACCACCGGGATGGAGACGGCGTCGATCGTCTCGCAGACGGCGTCCGGTTCCGCGTCGACCAGACCCGGCCCGATCACGAGCGCGTCGGCCCACTCGCTGACGTTGACCGTCCGTTCGCGGGCGTCCTCGTCGAACCGTTCGCCGGGGTAGTAACTCGCGAGCAGGTCGAGCGAGTGACCCGCGACGACCTCGTAGATCGGTTCGGCGACGAGCGCGCGGACGTGATCCGAGCCGGTGCGAAGCGCCGCCTGCCCGACGATCGCGGGCTGGTTCGGGTAGTCGATACTCCCGCCGACGACGGCGACGCGGCCGTTGTCGGCCCCCGTCTCGTCGCTGACGTTCGACAGCGTTCGCTGGAGTCGTCCCATACCGACCGTTCGCGGCGCGACGGGTAGCCGTTGGGCCAGCGTGTTCCAGTTTCACCCCCACAAGCCATAGTACGTGGCCGTGGTAGCGATCGACATGTTCGACGACAGAACCGACGCCGGAGAACGGCTCGCGGCCGAACTCGAGCAGCGAGGACTCGAGGCCGACGTCGTCCTCGGCATTCCCCGTGGCGCGTTACCCGTCGCACGACCGGTCGCGGACGCACTCGAGGCCGACCTGGACGTCGTCGTCGCCAGAAAGATGGGCGCGCCGAACAACCCGGAACTCGCGATCGGTGCCGTCGCGAGCGACGGCAGCGCCTGGTACAACGACGACCTGATCGATCGGCTTGGCGTCTCCGAGGCGTACCTCGAGGAGATTCGCGACGAGGAAGCCGAGAACGCACGGACGAAGGCCGATCGCTACCGCGCCGGCAGTGGCGAATTACCGAACCTCGAGGGCCAGCGCGTGATCGTCGTCGACGACGGGGTCGCGACGGGGGCGACGGCGATCGCCTGCCTCCGGCAGGTCGTCGAAACCGACGCCGACTACGTCGCGCTCGCGGTGCCAGTCGGCTCGCCGAGAACGGTCTCGGACCTCGAGGGCGAGGCCGACGACGTGATCGCCCTCGAGACGCCGGAGAGCTTCCGTGCTGTCGGGCAGTTCTATCGGGAGTTTGGCCAGGTCACCGACGACGAAGCGATCGACTATCTCGAAGACGAGTAATCAGTCTGGCTGGGCTCGATCCGCCGAGTCCACACCGGTAACGGGCTGTTCCGTCGAATCGGCTGGGACCGCGTCGGGCCGGTCGTCCTCCTGTGGATCGACGTGAACCGTCAATACGGGCACCGGCGCACGCCGGACGACCCGTTCCGTGACGCTGCCGAGCAGCAACCTGTCGATGCCGCCACGACCGTGTGTCCCCATCACGATCAGGTCGCAGTCTTCCGTTTTCGACTCCTCGACGATGACGCGGTTCGGCGAGCCCTCGCGAACCCTGGTCTCGACGTCGACGTCCTCGGGTGCGAGCTGTCGCGCTCGCTCGACCGCATCCCGTCCCTCGTCCCGGAGCGCATCACTGATCCCCTCCCATGCGGTCTCCATCGGAAGCCCGCCGTAGCTCGCGGCGTTGACGACGTAGAGAACACGGACCGTCGCCTCGTGGGAACGAGCGAGGTCGAACCCGTACTCGAGTGCACGTTCGACCTCGGGCGAGCCGTCCGTCGGGACGAGGATACAGTCGTACATCGTGTCGTATGGTACCGTATAACGCCCAGATATAATAACGTTGTCATGGGATCGTGGGAACGTCACGCGAGGAGATACGTACTGACGCGACAGTCAGTCTTCGACGATCACGTCACGAACGTCGTCGACGCCGGCACGACGAACGACTGCGCGGACCGGATCGCGCGCGCCGACGAGGTTGTCCGTCTCGCCGTCGAGGACGAGCAATCGCGCTTTCCGGCCTGATTCGACGAGCCCGTACTCCAGCCCTGCGATCTCCGCGCCGTTGATCGTCGCCATGCGGAGGATTTCCCCGGCCGAGAGCGACGAGAACTTGGCGAGAAACTCCATCTCCCGGAACATCGACGGCGAGTTGAGCATCACGTTGTCCGTCCCGAGCGCGAGGGTGGTCCGCTCGTGCAGTTCGTCGACCGGGGGGAGACCCACGTCGGTCACGAGATTCGAGCGCGGACAGACGACGATAGGGATCTCGCTATCCTCGAGACGATCCAGATGGACCGGCTCGGGGTGGACCATGTGAACCAGAAAGTCCGGCTCGAGGTCCATCGCCGGATTGATGTCGCTTTCGTCGACCTCGCCGGCGTGGATTCCGAACGGTTTGTCGGCCTTCCGAGTCGCCGTCCGTTCTCGATCGAAATCGGCGTCGTTCGCGCCGCTGGCACCGAACCCGTCACCCTCCTCCATCGCGGCGACCGAGCCGCGAGCGAACGAGAGTGCGTCGACGTTTCCGTCCGCAGCAGCCTCCTCGAGCGCACGAACGCCCTCGACACCACCCTCCCGGAAATCCAGACAGGCCGCGGTACCGCTTTGGTGCATGAACCGGAGGGATCGTCGCATAGCCTCGATCTTTTCCGCCTGTGACGCCTCCCGGAGCAGCCGGTGTTTCAACCCATCCGGCGGCGCGACCAGTTCCTCGAGCGAGAGGCCGCCGCCGGCCTCTTTCGCGATCGAGTCACCGATGTGTGTGTGAGCGTTGACGAACGCCGGGAGAACGATGTCGGTACTCTCGACCGACGTCTCCTCGACCGCCTCGATGCGTCCGTCGTCGCCGATCACCACGCGCCCCTCGACGGGCTCGAACTCCCGTCCCCGAAGGATAGTTCCCGTGAGTTCCATACCTGACCTTTGCGGGCAGCCTTTTCAACGATTCGGGGTCAGTCGACGAACTGATCCAGCGTCGTCTCGAGACCGTCGCCGTTCCGAACTTCGCTCACCAGCGCACCGTCGATGTCCAGACCGAGCACTTCGACGGCAGCCTGACCGACCCGATCCCGGAGCTCCGCCGGCGTATAGACCCCGAGCCGCCACTGGGAGTACTGGGCGGCACGGAGCGCCTCGACCAGCGGCGACTGTTGCTCGAGCCGCCGGATTTCGCCGCTGACCATCACCCGAGAACTCGACTCCGTCATCGACGGGCGACTCGGCACGTCGAGGATAACGGCCTCGTCGTCGACACCTGCGCTATCGGCGATCTCGCGTTCGAACTCGCGGATTTTCTCGTGGTCGGCCTCGATAACCCCACCAGGGACGGCGTCGATCTCGGCCCAGACAGCCCGCTTGAACAGGTCTCGCTGGTCGAGTCGCCGGGAGAGGTCCGCCGTCGCCTCGCAGGATCGCAAGGCGACGAGCAAGTCGGCGTCGTCCATCCGCTGGAGGGTGGTGGCGTCGACGTCGTCGTCGGCGTCGAGCAGCCGTTCCGCAGCCCGACGCAACATCGCCTTGCTGATCCGGGCGACGCTGTGACTGTAGACCGTCGGGTTCATCAGCGCACGCGCGACGAGCAGGCTCTCGGCGGTCTGGACGTTCCCCTCCTCGAGGACGAGTTCCCCGTCGACGAACGCCAGTTCCCGGAGGAGACGGCCGGGATCGATCGTCCCGTACGGCACGCCCGTGTGGTGAGCGTCCCGTACCAGGTAGTCCATCCGGTCGACGTCGAGTTCGCCCGAGACGAGCTGGCCGAACCGACCCTCGCCCGCGACCAGGTCCGCGACCGTGTCGGGCTCGAGGTCGTGGTCGCGCAACACCTCGCCGACCTCGCCGTCGGCGAGCAGGTCGTGGACGTCGTCGTGGTAGCGCCCGGTCCGGCGGTAGGTCAGCGACTCGAGGTTGTGGCTGAACGGGCCGTGACCGACGTCGTGGAGCATCGCGGCGGCCTTTACGCGTTTGGCTCGCTTTCCTTCGACCTCGAGGTGCTCTATGGCCTGGCAAGCGAGATGGTAGACGCCGAGACTGTGTTCGAAGCGAGTGTGGTTGGCGGAGGGATAGACGAACGAGACGGTGCCGAGCTGTTTGATGCGTCGAAGCCGCTGGAGGGCGGGCGTATCGAGCAGGTCCCGCGCAACGCCGTCCACGTGGATGTGATCGTGGACGCTGTCCTTGATGACCTTCATGGCGGGTCTTTGGCGGGTTCGTACAAAAAATGTGGTTTTCTCGAGGATCGATTTTCGACAGTTCGGTTGTCTCAGCGGGCTAAGTCCGTCTCTCGGCGACAGGTGTGTCGCCTACTGGACAGTGTCGTTCGTCCGGGAGAACGCCGGACTCGCCGCGAGTCGACGTCGCCGGCCGTGGTACTACTATTCCCAGCCTCGTAGGGCACCGTCGCATGACTGGCGAGCACGAGCACGAAGACGGCCCGCTCGAGCGAGACGACCAGGAGATTGGCGCCGAAATCGCCGACGATCCCGAGACGCTCCTTTCGGCGCTTCCACATTATTATCGCGGCGAGGTCAGCCAGGCGACGAGTTCCCAGGATCGAATCGATCAAACGACGAACTGGGCAATCACGGTGCTGGCGGCGGTTCTCTCTATCGTGTTCTCGAGTCCGGAGATGCCTGCGTACTTGCTTCTGGTCGGCGTCCTCGTGCTCTGTATCTTCCTCTGGTACGAGGTTCGTCGGTACCGGTTTTACGACATGTACCGGGCGCGAGTCCGCTTTTTCCAGGAGAACGTCTTCGCGAACGCACTGGAGCCGGTGGGGGCGGAACA containing:
- a CDS encoding class I SAM-dependent methyltransferase → MAEESETTGRDHDGEIDHPVFAALYDLIPQSLFLRTHREYLARDLSGRVLEIGVGNGAMFPYVVEGASDDLEYHAIEPDPNMRSRANRRARESGLSVDLQDARAESLPYRDDTFDVVLSGMVFCTVQDPDAALAEVARVLKPGGEFRFLEHVGTDGWRRSGQDLLNPVWEQAAGGCQLNRDTVDRFADRDEFAVAEIRRLEFGIFPVTPFVRGTLCRRREPPV
- a CDS encoding NAD(P)H-hydrate dehydratase, with product MGRLQRTLSNVSDETGADNGRVAVVGGSIDYPNQPAIVGQAALRTGSDHVRALVAEPIYEVVAGHSLDLLASYYPGERFDEDARERTVNVSEWADALVIGPGLVDAEPDAVCETIDAVSIPVVVDALAIEPALEADLSNAVLTPSASEDDPIYENYGSLEAVTEETGAVITLTGDVDEIIADGTREHNETGTSALTVAGTGDTLAGITASLLGQGMDREDAAELGAWILGKSGELATAEYGPGVLATDVVDRIPDTIR
- a CDS encoding amidohydrolase family protein, giving the protein MELTGTILRGREFEPVEGRVVIGDDGRIEAVEETSVESTDIVLPAFVNAHTHIGDSIAKEAGGGLSLEELVAPPDGLKHRLLREASQAEKIEAMRRSLRFMHQSGTAACLDFREGGVEGVRALEEAAADGNVDALSFARGSVAAMEEGDGFGASGANDADFDRERTATRKADKPFGIHAGEVDESDINPAMDLEPDFLVHMVHPEPVHLDRLEDSEIPIVVCPRSNLVTDVGLPPVDELHERTTLALGTDNVMLNSPSMFREMEFLAKFSSLSAGEILRMATINGAEIAGLEYGLVESGRKARLLVLDGETDNLVGARDPVRAVVRRAGVDDVRDVIVED
- a CDS encoding pyridoxal-phosphate-dependent aminotransferase family protein, producing MSDLQDRFRMTPGPTEVPDAVGERMTEPLPNPDVEPEFFEFYRDLTGKLAEVYYAGRDETGAPGGQDSPSDVVVLGGEGILGLEAAIASLVEEGDRVLCLSNGRYGDGFADFVESYGGEAVTCDVPWRETLEVEVVKAALERAADDGQPFDVATMVHCETPTGTLNDLEPILDLLDEHDVVSVVDAVSSLGGTAVPTDRIDVCLGASQKCFSAPPGLTTCAISDRAWDRIEAVETPEFYLDLEPWRMAADEEWFPYSHSTANLYGLDAALDLLLEEGMDSVFERHEEAARVCCEWAAELGLETYPDATEDCSPTVTALEIDGRAGELQDAMLAEHDIVLATGLGDLEDDVLRIGHMGHNARVDRVERTMDALADVLE
- a CDS encoding redox-regulated ATPase YchF; translated protein: MSTSYRIGLVGKPSVGKSSFFNAATMNDVPEGAYPFTTIDPSVGEAYVRVDCAAPEFDEECTPNVGYCDHGTRFVPTKLVDVAGLIPGAHEGNGLGNQFLTDLNETDVLVHVVDFSGKTDLEGEPTEDHDPREDIAFLEEELDQWYLDVLEKGIERYESGYTTEDDAIEEELAEQMSAFKTNEDEIKRLIRRVDVGFEPEEWDDDDKLELAREIRKETKPMVIAANKMDTPEAQENYEEITSDPDYEHLTIVPCSAHAEKALKSADKSGVVDYRPGDNDFEITGDVSGDQEAGLEQIRDFLSEYGATGVQAALETALFDVLGVIPVFPGGANGLGNERGEVLPDCYLIPPNSTAEDFAYSLHSDIGDGFLHAIDCRTNRQLGKGYEVESRDVIEVVTTN
- a CDS encoding HD domain-containing protein: MKVIKDSVHDHIHVDGVARDLLDTPALQRLRRIKQLGTVSFVYPSANHTRFEHSLGVYHLACQAIEHLEVEGKRAKRVKAAAMLHDVGHGPFSHNLESLTYRRTGRYHDDVHDLLADGEVGEVLRDHDLEPDTVADLVAGEGRFGQLVSGELDVDRMDYLVRDAHHTGVPYGTIDPGRLLRELAFVDGELVLEEGNVQTAESLLVARALMNPTVYSHSVARISKAMLRRAAERLLDADDDVDATTLQRMDDADLLVALRSCEATADLSRRLDQRDLFKRAVWAEIDAVPGGVIEADHEKIREFEREIADSAGVDDEAVILDVPSRPSMTESSSRVMVSGEIRRLEQQSPLVEALRAAQYSQWRLGVYTPAELRDRVGQAAVEVLGLDIDGALVSEVRNGDGLETTLDQFVD
- a CDS encoding phosphoribosyltransferase; protein product: MFDDRTDAGERLAAELEQRGLEADVVLGIPRGALPVARPVADALEADLDVVVARKMGAPNNPELAIGAVASDGSAWYNDDLIDRLGVSEAYLEEIRDEEAENARTKADRYRAGSGELPNLEGQRVIVVDDGVATGATAIACLRQVVETDADYVALAVPVGSPRTVSDLEGEADDVIALETPESFRAVGQFYREFGQVTDDEAIDYLEDE
- a CDS encoding trans-sulfuration enzyme family protein — encoded protein: MSPTDRTLETLAVTAGEEPFRTGSEAGDVTSPLHLSSTFALPGLDTDMSLEDVDPDAGEFVYSRLSNPTRHALEKRLAALEGGEHAMAFSSGTAAIFTTVLAAVEPGDHLVAFDDLYAGTRRLLEEVFADRLNVDVSFVDATETAAVESAVTEETAFVWMETPTNPRLELCDIAAIAEIADRADATFGVDNTFASSYFQQPLDLGADVVAHSTTKYLNGHSDSIGGAVVTDDDALAERLEFLQQVGIGDALAPFDSYLVLRGLKTLPLRMRQHERNAMAIAEFLDDHDRVSDVYYPGLESHPQHDLAREQMDGFGGILSFELEGDIDDAAAFLESLEEFTLAVSVGGVESLIELPAGMTHEPLSADEREELGITETLIRVSVGVEGTDDLIADLERGFDAVQRESAVADDD
- a CDS encoding universal stress protein codes for the protein MYDCILVPTDGSPEVERALEYGFDLARSHEATVRVLYVVNAASYGGLPMETAWEGISDALRDEGRDAVERARQLAPEDVDVETRVREGSPNRVIVEESKTEDCDLIVMGTHGRGGIDRLLLGSVTERVVRRAPVPVLTVHVDPQEDDRPDAVPADSTEQPVTGVDSADRAQPD
- a CDS encoding DUF2270 domain-containing protein, coding for MTGEHEHEDGPLERDDQEIGAEIADDPETLLSALPHYYRGEVSQATSSQDRIDQTTNWAITVLAAVLSIVFSSPEMPAYLLLVGVLVLCIFLWYEVRRYRFYDMYRARVRFFQENVFANALEPVGAEHPRWREELSGDLRYPTFKVSTWEALSRRIRRIYALLFGVIGVAWIAKVTMFTPETQWTEAAELPGVHGIIVAALLGSFYLGLFAIAKWPHDRRAKGEVYGEKPGEWKDE